One region of Purpureocillium takamizusanense chromosome 4, complete sequence genomic DNA includes:
- a CDS encoding uncharacterized protein (EggNog:ENOG503Q4QY~COG:C), which produces MSAPLSPRYLTQPEYSAKVLVRGTPDYERCRRNNPTADTPSRFPREIHVVEGSQDVATALKRATELGAKVGIRSSGHIMNMPNLIEEGILIDTVNLNRQIDYDPITQEISFGPSCRVEELAARLKEVNRFFPHGHAPTVGSGGFLLAGGQGWFVRGWGATIQTWITKIEIVVPDGRTVIASRTENRDLFWAARGSGLGFFGVVTRFWGRTIKASIMWERILKFEINSENYMTVMSWAIERGRDTPKYGTDLNLTIDYPEKFDPAYTTDAVPPNGKLHMTLNLLCYSDNIREARTLLSAYDKLTPEVQEHLLKLEPVQKRTFEEVFARKRGFLGNAKQDRWQINSIMNDPDVPLERLLEAVKPAMLELPTRTSSVFLCHCDIIPDEEDTCLSLPQDLYISTITGWTDPQLEPAIYQPMRDRYRRAFPVAVGQYITEIDVNNDDANCKVLSDTALAKFLQIRAKWDPNELFPNYKAFVRAHDKINRLQSRSQL; this is translated from the exons ATGTCTGCTCCGCTGTCCCCCCGTTATCTTACCCAGCCCGAGTACTCTGCCAAGGTCCTCGTTCGTGGCACACCGGACTACGAACGATGCCGCCGCAACAATCCCACTGCTGATACCCCATCCCGGTTCCCACGAGAAATCCACGTCGTGGAGGGATCGCAGGATGTAGCAACAGCCCTCAAGCGAGCAACCGAGTTGGGGGCCAAGGTTGGAATTCGCTCTTCTGGCCATATTATGAATATGCCCAATCTCATCGAAGAAGGCATCCTCATTGACACGGTGAACCTGAACCGACAAATCGACTACGATCCCATTACGCAGGAGATTTCCTTTGGTCCCTCCTGTCGGGTAGAGGAGCTTGCAGCCAGGCTCAAAGAGGTGAACAGATTCTTTCCTCACGGCCATGCCCCCACTGTCGGCTCGGGtggcttcctcctcgccggcggtCAAGGCTGGTTTGTCCGCGGATGGGGTGCCACCATTCAGACATGGATTACAAAGATTGAAATCGTTGTTCCTGATGGCCGGACTGTTATTGCCAGTCGAACTGAGAACAGAGACTTGTTCTGGGCTGCTCGAGGCAGCGGACTTGGCTTTTTTGGTGTTGTTACCCGCTTCTGGGGAAGGACAATCAAGGCCTCGATCATGTGGGAGAGAATACTCAAGTTCGAGATCAACAGCGAAAATTACATGACTGTTATGTCATGGGCCATTGAGCGTGGCCGCGACACTCCCAAGTATGGCACAGACCTCAATCTCACGATCGACTACCCCGAGAAGTTCGATCCCGCCTATACTACCGACGCCGTCCCGCCGAATGGAAAGCTCCACATGACTCTCAACTTGCTCTGTTACTCGGACAACATCAGGGAGGCAAGGACGCTTCTCAGCGCCTACGACAAGCTCACTCCCGAGGTGCAAGAGCATTTGCTCAAGCTGGAACCTGTGCAGAAGAGGACGTTCGAGGAGGTTTTCGCGCGCAAGCGTGGCTTCTTGGGCAATGCCAAGCAGGACCGCTGGCAGATTAACAGCATCATGAACGACCCTGATGTGCCCCTCGAGCGC CTACTTGAAGCCGTTAAACCCGCCATGCTCGAGCTCCCTACCAGAACCTCGTCTGTGTTCCTTTGCCACTGTGACATCATACCCGATGAAGAAGATACCTGCCTTAGTCTGCCCCAGGACCTGTACATCTCTACCATCACTGGGTGGACAGATCCTCAACTCGAGCCGGCCATCTACCAGCCTATGCGTGATCGCTACAGGCGTGCATTTCCGGTGGCGGTGGGTCAGTACATCACCGAGATAGACGTCAataacgacgacgccaac TGCAAAGTCTTGAGCGACACAGCTTTGGCCAAGTTTCTTCAGATCCGAGCAAAATGGGATCCCAACGAGCTGTTCCCCAACTATAAAGCGTTTGTTCGGGCCCATGACAAGATCAACCGCCTACAAAGTCGATCCCAGCTGTAA
- a CDS encoding uncharacterized protein (COG:E~COG:H~antiSMASH:Cluster_4.1~EggNog:ENOG503PAN5~SMCOG1055:pyruvate oxidase/decarboxylase) yields the protein MEALARGTHLTGVNFPEVITCPHEMVAMCMADGFARLTGKPQCVLVHVDVGTQMLGCAMHNASVGRCPVLVFAGLSPFTLEGEMRGSRTEYIHWLQDAPDQKQIVSQFCRFSGEFKSGKNIKQVLNRALQFATSDPKGPAYVVGAREVMEEEIQPYYLEQGDWHAISPIALPPGAPALIASLLAESENPLIIVGYTGRNLATVPELVKLVEALPGVQVLDGLGSDVCFPWSHRAFLGVGIGHHQAIRDADAILVIDCDVPWIPTQCKPRADAKIIHVDVDPLKQNMPLHYIPAFRRYRADSETAIRQINNYVSTHDRFSRLPESEPHKRRWDLLAETHRQRLEQAAKLAEAPSDGSLPPSTSYLCSQLRKTCPRNTIWCLEAVTNAPFIYEQLRVDEPGHLFNCGGGGLGWSGGATIGIKMASDWAAGGPGKGDFVTLIVGDGTYMFGVPSTVYWIARRYKLPTLTIVLSNKGWNAPRNSLTLVHPEGYGSKITNEELNISFSPTPDFSGIGKAASGGNAWAGVVSSVDDIGRLLPEAIQQVQAGVSAILEVRLKGSW from the exons ATGGAGGCCCTAGCACGCGGTACTCACTTGACAGGTGTCAACTTTCCCGAGGTCATCACTTGCCCTCACGAG ATGGTCGCCATGTGCATGGCCGACGGATTTGCCCGCCTGACTGGCAAACCTCAGTGTGTTCTCGTTCATGTAGATGTCGGAACGCAAATGCTCGGATGTGCCATGCATAATGCATCGGTGGGAAGATGCCCGGTCCTGGTCTTTGCGGGACTATCCCCTTTCACCTTGGAGGGAGAGATGCGAGGCTCGCGAACAGAATATATCCACTGGCTTCAGGACGCTCCTGATCAGAAACAAATTGTTTCCCAGTTCTGCCGCTTCTCAGGCGAGTTCAAGTCGGGAAAGAACATCAAGCAAGTACTCAACCGAGCGCTCCAGTTCGCTACGAGCGACCCCAAAGGTCCGGCCTATGTCGTTGGTGCTCGAGAGgtcatggaggaggagatccAGCCATATTACCTAGAGCAGGGTGACTGGCACGCCATATCACCGATTGCCCTTCCGCCTGGCGCCCCCGCACTTATCGCCTCCCTCTTGGCCGAAAGCGAGAACCCGCTCATCATTGTGGGCTATACTGGCCGGAACCTCGCAACAGTACCCGAGCTTGTTAAACTGGTCGAAGCACTTCCGGGTGTTCAGGTTCTGGATGGTCTTGGAAGTGACGTCTGCTTCCCGTGGAGCCATCGGGCCTTTTTGGGGGTCGGCATCGGTCATCACCAGGCTATCCGCGACGCTGATGCTATTCTCGTAATCGACTGCGACGTGCCGTGGATCCCGACGCAGTGTAAGCCTCGTGCTGATGCCAAGATCATCCATGTGGACGTAGATCCTCTGAAACAGAACATGCCACTGCACTACATCCCTGCTTTCCGCAGATATCGCGCGGATTCAGAGACAGCTATTCGACAAATCAACAACTACGTCTCGACACATGACCGCTTCTCTCGCCTGCCCGAAAGCGAACCTCACAAGAGGCGCTGGGATCTACTGGCTGAGACTCACCGCCAGCGGCTGGAGCAAGCCGCGAAGCTCGCGGAAGCACCTTCGGATGGgtccttgccgcccagcACGTCGTACTTGTGTTCTCAACTGCGCAAAACATGCCCCAGGAATACCATCTGGTGTCTCGAGGCTGTCACGAACGCGCCGTTTATCTATGAGCAACTTCGGGTCGACGAGCCTGGGCACCTCTTCAActgcggtggaggcggcctcGGTTGGTCTGGGGGAGCGACCATTGGTATCAAGATGGCGTCAGACTGGGCTGCTGGAGGCCCAGGCAAAGGCGACTTTGTAACCTTGATTGTGGGAGATGGTACATACATGTTCGGTGTCCCGAGTACTGTTTACTGGATCGCCAGGAGATACAAGCTGCCAACTCTTACAATTGTGCTCAGCAACAAAG GTTGGAACGCTCCCCGTAACTCCCTGACGTTGGTGCACCCAGAGGGTTACGGATCAAAGATCACCAACGAGGAGCTAAACATATCCTTCTCTCCTACTCCTGATTTCTCTGGCATAGGGAAGGCGGCATCTGGAGGGAACGCATGGGCTGGAGTTGTCTCCTCGGTCGACGATATCGGGCGCTTGCTGCCTGAGGCTATACAACAAGTGCAAGCCGGGGTTTCAGCGATCCTGGAGGTAAGACTTAAGGGGTCATGGTGA
- a CDS encoding uncharacterized protein (SMCOG1106:major facilitator transporter~EggNog:ENOG503NWII~antiSMASH:Cluster_4.1~TransMembrane:12 (i45-67o87-104i116-136o142-166i178-198o210-231i279-299o319-336i343-360o372-393i405-426o438-459i)~COG:G): MSSEEEKQPPTMGASDVSPPNSAGSEPADTLPIDPKAESKLVRKLDLIVFPCFFVIFTMAFLDRINISNAAIQGLTAELHLDVGTRFNVTLFAYYASYVLLEVPSNMIIKKVRPSLYISGLMFTWGIINMCMGFVHSYAALIALRVLLGAFEAGVLPGIVYVTSMYYKRHEYQKRMSFFFCSTVVAGAFGGLLAYAIAGLSRPGMAAWRWIFIIEGAITSGLALILSFFIIDWPDQTRYLNAEEKELLRRRMAADVSHVCRMDILNKFAIQRILRDYKIWLAAFIYMGVSVAGLSGTFFLPTILLEFDWKAEEAQVRTIPVYVFAAGMMLIGAWASDRLKHRFGFIFGGACLSTIGYAMLLTQEGKSRDYKFAAVFLVFGGAYMITPMCLVWLQNNLSGHWKRSFGASMQVMIGNLAGIIGAFIFIKEEKPLYKTGYGVAVGMMWFGAICATIMAGLMWRENRKRDKGERNDRLSLPEDDRLNMGDWHPSFRFTL, from the exons ATGTCGTCCGAGGAGGAAAAGCAGCCCCCCACGATGGGCGCGTCCGATGTGTCGCCCCCCAATTCGGCCGGGTCGGAGCCGGCGGATACGCTGCCCATCGACCCCAAAGCGGAGAGCAAGCTAGTTCGGAAACTCGATCTCATCGTCTTCCCCTGCTTCTTCGTCATTTTTACGATGGCCTTTTTGGATCGCATTAATATCAGTAATGCCGCCATTCAGGGCCTCACCGCGGAGCTTCACCTCGATGTTGGAACCCGCTTTAACGTCACCCTCTTT GCCTACTATGCGTCCTATGTACTTCTCGAGGTGCCGTCTAATATGATTATTAAAAAGGTTCGGCCCTCGCTTTATATCTCGGGCCTTATGTTTACTTGGGGCATTATTAATATGTGTATGGGATTCGTGCACTCATATGCCGCCCTTATCGCACTGCGCGTCTTGCTCGGCGCCTTTGAGGCCGGTGTGCTCCCGGGTATCGTCTACGTTACGTCTATGTACTATAAGCGCCACGAGTACCAGAAGCGCATGTCCTTTTTCTTCTGCAGTACTGTCGTGGCCGGTGCTtttggcggcctgctcgcgtACGCTATTGCCGGCCTTAGCCGCCCCGGGATGGCGGCCTGGCGGTGGATCTTTATTATCGAGGGCGCCATTACGTCGGGGCTCGCCCTTATCCTATCCTTTTTCATTATCGACTGGCCCGACCAGACTCGTTACCTcaacgccgaggagaaggagctcCTACGCCGacgcatggccgccgacgtcagTCATGTTTGCCGCATGGATATTCTCAATAAGTTTGCCATACAACGCATTCTCCGCGACTATAAGATTTGGCTCGCTGCCTTTATCTATATGGGTGTATCGGTAGCCGGTCTCTCGGGAACCTTTTTCTTGCCGACTATCCTGCTTGAGTTTGACTGGAAGGCCGAAGAGGCGCAGGTCCGCACTATCCCCGTCTACGTCTTCGCCGCGGGCATGATGTTGATCGGCGCGTGGGCGTCGGACCGCCTTAAGCACCGATTCGGCTTTatctttggcggcgcgtgcCTATCGACTATTGGATACGCCATGCTGCTCACCCAGGAGGGCAAGTCGCGCGACTATAagttcgccgccgtcttcctcgtctttGGTGGCGCGTATATGATTACGCCTATGTGTCTAGTCTGGCTGCAGAATAACCTCTCGGGCCATTGGAAGCGGTCGTTTGGCGCCTCGATGCAGGTCATGATTGGTAATCTCGCGGGCATTATCGGCGCCTTTATCTTCATTAAGGAGGAGAAGCCGCTCTATAAGACGGGCTATGGCGTTGCCGTGGGCATGATGTGGTTCGGCGCTATCTGCGCTACTATTATGGCCGGGCTTATGTGGAGGGAGAACCGCAAGAGGGATAAGGGCGAGCGCAACGACCGCCTCTCGCTACCCGAGGACGATAGGCTCAATATGGGCGACTGGCACCCGAGCTTCCGATTCACCCTATAA
- the FDC1 gene encoding Phenacrylate decarboxylase (COG:F~EggNog:ENOG503NZD5): protein MVHDSRRLVCLVGSGQHNSIIRDKWLEEGKTEIPWALAMGVPPAASLAAACPIPEGVSEGEYVGALTGQPLDMVKCELSDLFVPANSEIVLEGTFSLKDKALEGPFEDYLGLHFDGDQHMHPLFAVNAITYRDNAILPVSVPGRITDESHITASLASEELLTLLKEHDFPITDAFAPLETMATWCALQIDVERLAKEKTNSKEFCRKLGRIAFNHKSCMLINRILLFGHDVDIHNFKDVMWALVTRCRPGHDEYVFEDVPSFPMTPYMSYGSGNVNRGGKAISDCLFPMEYEGKILFSGVDFERSYPKEVKDKVRSNWTAMGFDDI, encoded by the exons ATGGTCCATGACAGCAGACGCCTCGTCTGCCTAGTTGGATCGGGACAGCACAACTCCATCATCAGAGACAAGTGGCTTGAAGAGGGCAAAACCGAGATCCCATGGGCGCTGGCCATGGGTGTTCCTCCAGCTGCCAGCCTTGCTGCCGCATGCCCCATCCCTGAAGGTGTGTCGGAAGGCGAGTACGTTGGTGCGCTCACCGGTCAGCCGTTGGACATGGTCAAGTGTGAGTTGAGTGACCTCTTCGTGCCCGCGAACAGCGAaatcgtcctcgagggcacATTCTCTCTCAAGGACAAAGCCCTTGAGGGCCCATTTGAGGATTATCTCGGACTTCACTTCGACGGGGATCAGCATATGCACCCGCTTTTCGCGGTTAATGCCATCACGTATCGAGATAATGCTATCTTGCCGGTTTCTGTTCCGGGAAGAATCACGGATGAATCT CACATAACCGCATCACTTGCATCCGAGGAATTATTGACACTCCTCAAAGAGCATGACTTTCCAATCACAGATGCATTCGCCCCTCTTGAGACCATGGCAACTTGGTGTGCTCTGCAGATAGACGTCGAAAGACTTGCCAAGGAAAAAACAAACTCCAAGGAGTTTTGTAGGAAGCTCGGCCGCATTGCCTTCAACCACAAAAGCTGCATGTTGATCAACAGGATTCTACTGTTCGGCCACGATGTGGACATCCACAACTTCAAGGACGTTATGTGGGCGCTTGTCACTAGATGTCGCCCCGGTCATGATGAGTACGTGTTTGAAGATGTCCCTAGCTTTCCCATGACTCCATACATGTCTTACGGGAGCGGGAACGTGAATCGTGGTGGCAAGGCGATATCTGATTGTCTTTTCCCTATGGAGTATGAGGGCAAGATATTGTTTAGCGGTGTTGACTTTGAAAGGAGCTACCCGAAAGAGGTCAAGGACAAAGTCAGGTCGAACTGGACTGCAATGGGTTTTGATGATATATGA
- a CDS encoding uncharacterized protein (COG:C~EggNog:ENOG503P05T), whose amino-acid sequence MNRNVIHRARLSRWPKAWYHRGCRSIATQVTVPLVINGKDVETSQSFPVVSPLTGKQIWSLSCATAQDVANAVQNAHETFPKWSKTKASARRDIFLAAADVMDKRRSELGEYMHHEIGANPSYQDFILGLAIDGLKDTAGRIAGAVQGTAPESNHEAMKAIVYKKPYGVNLGIAPWNAPYHLGLRSISFALATGNTAILKGAEFSPRCYWSIADIFREAGLPDGCLNLIFHSPENAPTTINSLVSHRHVKKINFTGSTKVGSIISETAGKHLKPVLMELGGKASAIVLEDADLDQAALHCAKGAFMNAGQICMSTERILVQDSIAAEFQGVLSKTIKRLFGSANDTPIIVTAASAERNRRLVLDAVSKGAKKMQIFDESHHDDVGTRMRPVVLTNVDKTMDLYENESFGPSVSLFTFKTIEEAVALANDTDYGLSAAVFTRDLAAGFRLAEGLESGAVHINSMTVHDEYPLPHGGVKKSGFGRFNGYQGLDEFLYCKTVTWMQEA is encoded by the exons ATGAATAGAAACGTCATTCACAGAGCTCGCCTGAGTCGATGGCCAAAGGCCTGGTACCACAGAGGCTGCCGAAGCATCGCAACCCAGGTCACGGTTCCTCTCGTCATCAATGGCAAGGACGTGGAGACTTCGCAGTCCTTTCCAGTCGTTAGCCCTCTGACAGGAAAGCAGATCTGGTCTTTGTCCTGCGCCACTGCACAAGACGTCGCGAATGCTGTGCAGAATGCCCATGAGACATTTCCAAAGTGGTCCAAGACCAAGGCATCCGCTCGTCGCGacatcttcctcgccgctgctgatGTCATGGATAAGCGACGATCGGAGCTAGGCGAATACATGCACCATGAGATTGGAGCGAACCCAAGCTACCAGGATTTCATCCTGGGGCTTGCAATCGACGGTCTGAAGGACACAGCTGGCAGGATAGCTGGCGCTGTCCAAGGAACTGCTCCCGAGTCGAACCACGAAGCAATGAAGGCGATCGTTTACAAGAAACCCTACGGAGTTAACCTGGGGATTGCACCATG GAACGCGCCGTATCACCTGGGACTGCGATCGATCTCCTTTGCACTGGCAACTGGAAACACAGCCATCTTGAAAGGAGCAGAATTCTCACCACGGTGCTACTGGAGCATCGCTGATATCTTTCGAGAGGCTGGACTGCCTGATGGCTGCCTCAACCTGATCTTCCACTCTCCTGAAAATGCGCCGACTACAATCAACAGCCTTGTTTCGCACCGTCATGTGAAGAAGATAAACTTTACGGGGAGCACCAAGGTTGGCAGTATCATCTCTGAAACTGCGGGCAAGCATCTGAAGCCCGTACTTATGGAGCTTGGAGGAAAGGCAAGTGCCATTGTTCTCGAAGATGCTGACCTCGACCAGGCTGCGCTTCATTGTGCGAAGGGGGCATTTATGAAC GCTGGTCAAATCTGCATGTCCACAGAACGTATCCTCGTCCAAGACTCTATAGCGGCTGAGTTTCAGGGCGTCCTCAGTAAGACAATCAAACGGTTATTCGGATCTGCAAACGACACTCCGATCATTGTCACTGCGGCATCAGCCGAGCGTAACCGGCGTCTCGTTTTGGATGCCGTTTCCAAAGGCGCGAAGAAGATGCAAATCTTCGATGAGAGCCATCATGACGATGTCGGGACTAGAATGAGACCAGTTGTTCTAACTAATGTCGACAAGACCATGGATCTCTATGAAAACGAATCTTTCGGCCCCAGCGTCTCTCTGTTCACGTTCAAGACGATTGAAGAGGCAGTGGCGTTAGCCAACGACACAGACTACGGCTTATCTGCTGCTGTCTTCACTCGAGACTTGGCCGCAGGGTTCCGTCTTGCAGAAGGCTTGGAGTCTGGAGCAGTACATATCAACTCGATGACCGTGCATGATGAATATCCTCTGCCTCACGGCGGTGTCAAGAAGAGTGGCTTTGGCCGTTTCAATGGTTATCAGGGGTTGGATGAGTTCCTGTACTGTAAGACTGTCACTTGGATGCAGGAGGCCTAG
- a CDS encoding uncharacterized protein (SMCOG1127:condensation domain-containing protein~antiSMASH:Cluster_4.1~COG:I~EggNog:ENOG503NWBA) has product MSSKLNGLDREASEKYWIAQLHDAKQGNFPPRRSAPAVRSLTKTIALHQSASSSLSPMINATVLRAAWAMVLARYCDTDDVCFGASVSGPESMSAPVVVPVRLRLEPQQTVAEFLRDVRAYASGVVPHEQFGLQDIIKLSEDARVACDFASLLVIHTEGRFVAPAAMTGCSLVVHALLRENHVVEFSATYDSGSLADTQVTALSHHFNRVVQQLLAPGEAETLLRDISLAGPWDVQQATVANRDVPEAVDDCQTD; this is encoded by the exons ATGTCGTCTAAGCTGAACGGTCTCGAccgcgaggcgagcgagaaGTACTGGATAGCGCAGCTTCACGACGCCAAGCAGGGCAACTTCCCACCTCGCAGGTCCGCGCCTGCCGTCCGATCGCTCACCAAAACCATTGCGCTCCATCAgtctgcctcgtcgtcgttgtcgccaATGATCAACGCCACCGTCCTGCGAGCGGCCTGGGCGATGGTACTCGCGCGGTACTGCGATACGGATGACGTGTGCTTCGGCGCCTCGGTCTCAGGTCCAGAGAGCATGTCCGCCCCCGTGGTGGTCCCTGTCCGGCTGCGTCTCGAACCCCAGCAGACGGTGGCCGAGTTCCTGCGCGACGTGCGAGCCTACGCGTCAGGCGTGGTGCCTCACGAGCAATTCGGACTGCAGGACATAATCAAGCTCAGCGAGGACGCGCGAGTAGCGTGCGATTTCGCCAGCCTGCTGGTCATCCACACGGAAGGCCGCTTCGTGGCAcccgcggcgatgacgggctgCTCGCTGGTTGTGCACGCGCTCTTGCGCGAGAACCATGTCGTCGAATTCTCCGCTACGTACGACTCGGGATCGCTCGCGGATACGCAGGTCACGGCACTATCCCACCACTTCAATCGCGttgtccagcagctgctcgcgccaggcgaggccgagacgcTGCTTCGTGACATCTCTTTGGCCGGTCCATGGGATGTGCAGcaggcgacggtggcgaatAGGGATGtccccgaggccgtcgatgacTGT CAGACCGACTAG